A stretch of Lathyrus oleraceus cultivar Zhongwan6 chromosome 6, CAAS_Psat_ZW6_1.0, whole genome shotgun sequence DNA encodes these proteins:
- the LOC127092780 gene encoding cytochrome P450 711A1, protein MMFSTIISIVSLVLALIGGYLYGPFWRLRKVPGPPSLPLVGHLPLLAKYGPDVFSILAKQYGPIYRFHMGRQPLIIIADPELCKEVGIKKFKNLSNRSIPSPISASPLHQKGLFFTRDSQWTSMRNTILSVYQPSHLANLVPKMQSVIESATQNLDTQKEDIIFSNLSLRLATDIIGDAAFGVNFGLSKPQSICESMNNLNNVKHSSASNDEVSNFINQHIYSTTQLKMDLSGSFSIIIGLIAPILQEPFRQILKRIPGTMDWKMECTNRNLTGRLDEIVKKRMEDKNRRTSKNFLSLILNARESKSVSENVFPFDYISAVTYEHLLAGSATTSFTLSSIVYLVAGHINVERKLLQEIDEFGTHDRIPNAKDLNESFPYLDQVIKEAMRIYTVSPLVARETSNEVEIGGYLLPKGTWVWLALGVLAKDSRNFAEPEKFKPERFDPKCEEMKRRHPYAFIPFGIGPRACIGQKFSLQEIKLTLIHLYRKYVFRHSLSMEKPIELEYGLVLNFKHGVKLRVIKRA, encoded by the exons ATGATGTTTAGTACTATAATTTCAATTGTGTCTTTGGTTCTAGCTTTAATTGGAGGATACCTTTATGGGCCATTTTGGAGGTTAAGGAAAGTTCCAGGCCCACCATCTCTTCCACTTGTAGGACACCTTCCATTGTTAGCAAAGTATGGCCCTGATGTCTTCTCAATCCTTGCCAAGCAATATGGTCCAATTTACAG ATTTCATATGGGAAGACAACCTCTTATAATCATAGCAGATCCAGAGCTTTGTAAAGAAGTTGgaataaaaaaattcaaaaaccTTTCAAATAGAAGCATTCCCTCTCCTATCTCTGCTTCTCCTCTTCACCAAAAAGGTTTATTCTTCACAAG AGACTCGCAGTGGACTTCGATGAGAAATACTATATTATCTGTATACCAACCATCACACTTAGCCAACTTAGTGCCAAAAATGCAATCAGTTATAGAATCTGCCACACAAAATCTTGACACACAAAAAGAAGACATAATCTTTTCAAATCTTTCCCTAAGACTAGCAACTGATATCATTGGAGATGCGGCATTCGGAGTCAACTTTGGTCTCTCTAAGCCTCAATCAATTTGTGAATCAATGAACAATCTTAACAATGTAAAACATTCAAGTGCTAGTAATGATGAAGTATCAAATTTCATCAATCAACATATTTACTCCACAACACAACTCAAGATGGATTTATCCGGTTCATTTTCGATTATAATTGGCCTAATTGCTCCTATTCTTCAAGAGCCATTTAGGCAGATTCTTAAGAGAATACCGGGCACTATGGATTGGAAAATGGAATGTACTAATAGAAATTTAACCGGTCGTCTTGACGAGATTGTTAAGAAGAGAATGGAAGATAAAAATCGAAGAACTTCGAAGAATTTCTTGTCGCTTATATTGAATGCAAGAGAATCAAAGAGTGTGTCGGAGAATGTGTTTCCGTTCGATTACATAAGCGCGGTCACTTACGAACATTTACTTGCTGGATCAGCTACGACATCTTTTACTTTGTCATCTATTGTTTATTTGGTTGCTGGTCACATAAATGTTGAGAGAAAATTGCTTCAAGAGATTGATGAGTTTGGAACACATGATAGGATACCTAATGCTAAAGATCTTAATGAAAGTTTTCCTTATCTTGATCAG GTGATTAAAGAGGCAATGAGAATTTACACTGTCTCTCCATTAGTTGCAAGAGAAACATCAAATGAAGTAGAGATAGGAGGTTACCTTCTTCCAAAG GGAACATGGGTTTGGTTAGCACTTGGGGTTCTAGCAAAAGACTCAAGAAACTTTGCAGAGCCAGAGAAATTCAAACCAGAGAGGTTTGATCCAAAATGTGAAGAAATGAAAAGAAGGCATCCTTATGCATTCATACCATTTGGAATTGGTCCAAGAGCATGTATTGGCCAGAAATTTTCATTGCAAGAGATCAAGCTTACTTTGATTCATTTATATAGAAAATATGTATTTCGCCATTCACTTAGCATGGAAAAACCTATAGAACTTGAATATGGTTTAGTTCTTAATTTCAAGCATGGTGTCAAGCTTAGAGTAATAAAAAGAGCATAA